One genomic window of Magnolia sinica isolate HGM2019 chromosome 3, MsV1, whole genome shotgun sequence includes the following:
- the LOC131238571 gene encoding uncharacterized protein LOC131238571, producing MKGVMPETDKAKVFLTEMGKRFKKSDKSEVGILLNKLTRSSYDGKGNIREYIVEQIEVVSKIRALGLVLTDDQLVHLIMNNLPLQFGTFLVNYNTLKDMWTLDELITQCVQEEDRIRQMVKVQNVNMVTSGQGHGQGNKGKRKRKQGSNNGFSGPPSGNHENQSGNGSKRKRVKGKPCFFCKKTSHLKKDCEGFKDWLIKKGITTGQATN from the exons atgaagggtgtcatgcctgaaacagataaggctaaagttttcctgactgaaatgggaaaacgattcaagaaatctgataaatctgaagtgggcattcttttgaataaattgactcgctcgtcctacgatggaaaaggcaacatccgtgaatacattgtagagcagatcgaagttgtttctaagatccgtgctctagggcttgtactcactgatgatcaactggttcatttgatcatgaacaacctacctctccaattcggcacgttcctggtaaactataacactctgaaggacatgtggacattggatgaactcatcactcagtgcgtccaagaagaagacaggattagacagatggtaaaagttcaaaatgttaatatggtgacttcaggacaagggcatgggcaagggaataaaggtaaaaggaagaggaaacaaggttctaataatggattctctggtcctccatctggaaaccatgagaatcaatctggaaatggatctaaacgcaaacgggttaaaggcaaaccgtgcttcttttgtaaaaagacgagtcatctaaagaaagactgcgaaggttttaaggattggctcataaagaaag gaattactacaggccaggccaccaactga